The DNA window ATTGTAGTGCATAAGAGTACCACCATGCTTAAGCTCTCTTGAATAAACtctaatatttattaaacatatcttttttaagGTGAAGCCATCATAATAAACAACAAGCATTTCAAAAAAATCGGAATGGATCGATCTAGGAAAAAGCTGTCAGACAGGATTGGTTCAGACAAAGATGCAGGTATAATTTGACTTTGAACATTTGGTCTTTCACTATTAAATTTCTAAAGCATTGGTAACAAGCCTATTCCTGTTTACTCAACGTCACTACTTTTTTATACTGATTTAAAaatcttaaggagttattgccctttacagTCCATATTTAGCTCTCCTGGcccacagggccaagtgagcttttccatCAATTGGCGTCCGGCGTCTTCCGCCGTcgataacttttacaaaaatcttctcctctgaaactactgggcaaattTATTCCAAACTttgcaacaatcatctttggggtatcaagttaaaaaaatgtgtccggtgacccggccatccaaccaagatggccatcACGGCTAAAAACAGagcataggggtaaaatgcagtttttggtttataactcaaaaaccaagatggccgcagCAAATCTGATATGGGGAAAATTTAATCAAGAcgtatctgccctgaaattttcacatgaattggaaacctgttgttggtttactgcccctgaattggtaattttaagaaaattttgctgtttttggttattaccttgaatattattatagatagagataaactgtaaacagcaataatgttcagcaaagtaagatttacaaattagtcaacatgaccgaaatgatAAATTGACCCCTCAGGAGTTATTGTTccttttagtcaatttttatataaaattttcataaaatttgtaaatttttactaacattttccactgaaactactgggccaagttcataatagatagagataattgttagcagcaagaatgttcagtaaagtaagatgtattaacacatcaccatcaccagaACAcaatttgtcatgaatccatctgcttcctttgttaaTCATTCACATAGGctaaggtgagcgacacaggctctttagagcctctagtttaatcaTTTTctgcaaatgttttaaatattttacatggcCGACATAGCTAAACATAAAACACAAGTGtaaaatgcacttttttttaactgttatgaaagagcctctagttttgtttCCTTCTTTCAGATATACTGGTTAACACTTGGAAGAACTTGGGTTTTAAAGTAAGTAGGTATGATGACTTAACATCTGCACATATGATTGAGATTTTGGAGGATGCCGCTAAAAAAGACCACTCAAAGTATGACTGCCTTGTTGTGTGCATATTGAGCCATGGAGTATTGGGCCATGTATATGGGTCTGATGGATTAAGCGTTGAAATCAATCatttaaaaggatttttttctggaaGCAGATCGTTGGTAGGAAAgcctaaattgttttttgtgcAGGCATGTCaggggaaaaaaaaccaaaaaggtaaaatataaatCTAAGAATCTTTGTTTGAATTCATGTAAATTTATTTCTCTGTAAAACTAATTATGGAGCTGAAAATAGACTTATGTAAACAgtcaaaattatcttaaattttacatttccCTAGTTAATGCATGAAATGTGTATAATGCccaatttttagctcacctggcccgaagggccaattgagcttttcccatcactttgcgtccgtcgtccgtcgtcgtccgtcgttgtcaacttttacaaaagtgttctactctgaaactactgggccaaattaatccaaacttggccacaatcatcattatggtatctagtttcaaaaatgtgtccggtgacccgaccaagcaaccaagatggccgcttcggctaaaaatagaacataagggtaaaatgcagtttttggcttataactcaaaaaccaaagcattt is part of the Mytilus trossulus isolate FHL-02 chromosome 13, PNRI_Mtr1.1.1.hap1, whole genome shotgun sequence genome and encodes:
- the LOC134694635 gene encoding caspase-8-like, which codes for MDRSRKKLSDRIGSDKDADILVNTWKNLGFKVSRYDDLTSAHMIEILEDAAKKDHSKYDCLVVCILSHGVLGHVYGSDGLSVEINHLKGFFSGSRSLVGKPKLFFVQACQGKKNQKGHAIETNAGVSMKKISQERQDLDVDGPTEVIPDEADFLLAHATAPGYVSYRKESGSSYIRILTNNLDQFADKLDLLTILTKVNKEVGQIEFKGGNKQISAPMYTLRKKVLFY